AAAATGCACTTTTCTAATAATTGTAAATTTCAAGTCTTACACCCATggtaataataatttcaaaattacaatGCTTTCAATTctattgatatatgtgttttgTTGATTGTTATTGCAACCAGTTCGACATGAACTTGATTCAAGTGAAGTAATTGATATCTCAAAACTGGATACTGACAAGTCTTCAGTAATTAACCTTCAGGCTGCTTAAATAACAAGAACTGTGTTttttaaatgaactttgatgaggATGAAGATTTTTGAAGAATGAAGATCTTCATTTTGGTGGCCTTTGATAGAAGCTCTCGACAATGGTGGATAGAGTTataaaaggaagaaaaataataagaaaaaaatttaaaaatatatatttaaattatgtgATAATAACAACGTCACCATTTGATGGGCCAGCTATGTATTTGTCCAACACTTAATGGCTGCTAATGGAAAGTGACCAAATTGTTATTAATTGATAACGCCTGTGACCTACTTGTTAGAATTGAAACATTGATGACCAAGACGTAAACTTAAACAAAGATATAGGATTATTTTTGTAGTTTAACCTAAATATAATATAGGGTACAAGGTTTTTTTTTGCCACCAGAGTACAGCGTTTAGTAACCCTACATTTTTGTTCATTTATTTTGAACCGTCTTTCCTCTTTCTTCTATCATCTTCCTCCTACCATCGTCCCTCTTCTCTGTCTCGTCTCCGTAAATCAGTTTTGTTTTCTTCTCTTCTCATCTCAGTTTGCATTCACCGCCGTGTCCGCTAGTTTATGCTGGATCTGACCCGTATCCTGTGTCGGAATCCGTGTCGGGTAGTGTCGACACAGGTCCTGTACCCCAGATTGCCGAGTCCTGGTAACGAAGGTGAGAACAATTAGGAAAAAAATTGTAGGACAACTAAGGTCACTCTCTGTTATATGATGTTAATTCTATGATTACAGAAATCACTGAGGATGAAGAGAAAAGCAGGTAATTTAAAGTCGAAAAAGGGGAACAAAATAAAGAATTCACGAATGCAGCTTGTTAAAGAAAATGATATTGTTCAACGAGTTAGTGAATTGAAGTCTGAGGAAGATCATGATGCTAATGAATCTAAGATAGCTAAAGCGAAGAAGGATTTGAAAAGAACATCGAAAACCAAGTTCGAGGAGTATCTTGAAATGGAGATGCCAAATTCGGACATGCTTGCACAAGAGGACTTGGAATTGGAGAAGAAACTTGCTAAGAAACTCAAGGTGAAGGGTGGTAAATTAAGGGGAGATGATGATGGgcttaatattttatttgaagGATTTTCTGATGAGGAAGCTGTGAACCATTCTTTAAGTAAGAAACGAAAAAAGAAAAAGTCAGTGCAGCAGGCTATCAAAGATGATATTGGAGATGACTCAACTAATGAAGCTTCCGAAGGGGAGGAGTATTCAGAGACAACAGTGGAAGAAATTCCTGTGAAGGCACCTTCACAAAAGAGGCGTAAGAAGAGGAAGTCTTTGCTGCAAGGACAAGAAAGTGACATTGTGGGTGAAACTGCCCTTTCTGTTACCCCGCATTCTGAATGCCACAATGCAGAGGTAGCGTCAGGTGAAATTTCAACTAAGGCTCTTGGAATGGAGAGCAGCGGGAAATATGTTGCTCCTCACTTGAGATCCCAGACAAAGAATGAATCAGAGGAGCAGACTCGAATGCGCAGACGTGTACGAGGTATGGATATTCACTTTTAATGAACTTTAGTAAGTTCACTTCTCGTTTTTGGAATTTGACATGCCACTTATTTTTCTCTATGTTCCAGGTCTTCTTAATAGGCTTTCTGAATCTAACGTGGAATCAATTACAGGAGAAATGGCCACAATTTTTCGTGTATGCTGCTATGCTGTCTATAGCTTTTTGTTTCAATAGACTTCATATCAAGCCTTCTGAATCTTACTGCAATTGATTTAAGCTATATATGCACTCTCACTCTGAGTAAATATAATTGGTTGTTATATTAATCTTTTCTAGCATAAGTGCATAAAACTGGTACAGTTGTTTCCAACTAGGTTAATACAGGGGCTGTGGTTTTACTGAAACTGCATTTACGAGTTTGTTGGTTAATTTTAGGAAGTTAATATAATACCAAAACAACTTCCATTCTTGTGATAGGTTTTCAAAGAAATTAGCATGCGGTTGCCTATGCAGTATCCTCTGCTTTTACATTTGGAAATTAAAAGGTATAATGTTAACTATATAATTTTACTCTTTGACAGTCTGTTAGTCGCAGTGTTAGCTCCCAGATTATCAGTGAGGAGGTCTTGGCATCTTGTTACAATGGTCCACGTGGCAATGAACAGTTAAGAGCAATCTTGCCTATCTCTTTATTTGTATAATTCTCCATTATAAGTAAAAAaagtcctttctttttttttttttttttttttttctcctaaAAGGTCTCCTTCCTCTTTAATTCTGTCATCTTTCCTTTAAAGTACCTAATTTTTCAGTTTATATGTATGCTATGTATGGGAATTTTGTTTAATGTGCCTATACTTATTGCCATTGATTGTTAATTTGCACTTGACATTGTACTATGACAAGTAAAGTAAATTTTAATTCTTATGAATTTTTGCTTACTAAACATGATGtaattgttattctaatattcaatTTGATATTTGTTAATCAGAGGAAGAAACAGTTGAAATATTAATAATGGAAGGTAAATCACTattgtttatttttaatttgtcgTTATTTTTGGTTAGAATAGCTATAATGGAAGTCAGATGAATAATAATTATTGTTGCTATCTTTCCACAATATATATAGCCAAAATAGTAGCTACACAGCTGTGGAAAGCATATTTATAGTGTGATTTGAAGCTCCACTTTCTCATTCCAGCAATACATTCTTCATGTGGTAATAACTGTATTCCTTATCAAGCACAAGTGATTTACCTTCTAGATGCAATACTTGTGATCCTTATTAGAGTACATTAGCAGAATATCATGTTTGTTGCATACTACCATTAGTCGGGTTAGCTAGGATTTTATTGTCGTACttgttttcatttttcttctcCTTGCAGCAGTTGTATATGTAGTTAATGTTGTTTGTTTCTTTGTAAAGGCATGCTGCAGTTTTTGCAGCTTTCATTGCTGGCATGGCTTCTTTAGTTGGCGTGGATTTCAGCGCAAAACTTATGGCTTTACTTGCCAAGATTTTTGAGGTAAGTACTTCCACATTAAGTAGTAATTTTGTTTAACTTCACATTAAGTAGTAATTTTGTTTAACTTACTTTCATTGTAATTTATACTTGTTTATCAAGCATTACTATGtatgtataatatatatgattggtACTTTGGACCTTCTAGAGTATTTGATATTGAACAGAAATAAGTTAATTATAGCATTAAGGTACTTAAGACTTTATTTTGTTACTGTTGTATTTGTGGGGCCAATCTATCTAGTATCTTATAAATCTAGGGTTATGTTTGGTTTTATACTTTCATATTAGGGTTAGTATCTTCGTGTGGTTCCTTTATGCTAGTAGGTTTTGTTTTGAAGTCTAGTTTAGCAATCTTCTTTTAAGGGTCTCAAGTATTTTCTTTGCAATATTAATACTTCATTAGAATGCTGATAAACTTGACTTAAAAAACCAAACATAATAGGATAAATAAAACCACGCTAAGATGCTAGACTCTAATATAATTGAAAAATTCCAAACATAACCCTAGACCTATAAGATGCTACAATTTGCCTATAAACACAAGCAGAGTGACAAAATGAAATCATAAGTAAGCTATAATCCCACGGTTAGCATATTTGTGTTCTACATCACTATCCTGGTTGCACTGCTGCATTTTTAAATGTTTAACTTGTTTTTCCTTTTCAGGAAGAGTATCTCAAAGAAG
This is a stretch of genomic DNA from Gossypium arboreum isolate Shixiya-1 chromosome 11, ASM2569848v2, whole genome shotgun sequence. It encodes these proteins:
- the LOC108473839 gene encoding uncharacterized protein LOC108473839 isoform X2 translates to MKRKAGNLKSKKGNKIKNSRMQLVKENDIVQRVSELKSEEDHDANESKIAKAKKDLKRTSKTKFEEYLEMEMPNSDMLAQEDLELEKKLAKKLKVKGGKLRGDDDGLNILFEGFSDEEAVNHSLSKKRKKKKSVQQAIKDDIGDDSTNEASEGEEYSETTVEEIPVKAPSQKRRKKRKSLLQGQESDIVGETALSVTPHSECHNAEVASGEISTKALGMESSGKYVAPHLRSQTKNESEEQTRMRRRVRGLLNRLSESNVESITGEMATIFRSVSRSVSSQIISEEVLASCYNGPRGNEQHAAVFAAFIAGMASLVGVDFSAKLMALLAKIFEEEYLKEDNLSLRNLTLLLSYLCIFGVCSCDLIYDFLIMLSKRLTEIDVSTILTVLQCCGMKIRADDPVAMKNFILCVQNRVNELKALSGDGEAKINGKRMEFMLETICDIKNNKKKPKEDTVQHTQIKKWLQKLRVEDILIRGLKWSKLLDPDKKGQWWLPGDIASATDNVEEVANSIDKEAVEAQKMLELAAAQRMNTDARRAIFCVIMSGEDYIDAFEKLLRLDLPGKQDRDIMRVLVECCLQEKVFNSIVSGITSKSWIQCHF